Proteins encoded within one genomic window of uncultured Draconibacterium sp.:
- a CDS encoding glycoside hydrolase family 15 protein, translating into MDNLNYSIIGNCKSAALISDKGSIDWCCLPDFNSSSVFAKILDENKGGSMEFLIDDSYEIRQSYIRTTNIVSTFFQNEDSCFEVVDFMPRYKTNEFGYFTPPDIVRYIKYKWGKPKFRIRYNPKVEYARFNTKTIADEEYIKCYTTEGDYDSLYLYTDLDKEDILQENEITLTDNAFILISYDQKLLNQTLDRQYLKLQKTKVYWLEWANKLTSFKKYNNEIVRSALVLKLLSYDKSGAVLAAATTSLPETIGEERNWDYRFCWIRDASMVIKVMSGLGHLNTVKRFMKFIIDIIPDKDEKIQIMYGINREKVLEEETLDHLSGYKNSYPVRVGNAAYIQKQNDIYGILMDVIYQQFTEFKISLEDSESLWTIVRSIVKTVANNWTKPDKGIWEIRTDDRHFTFSKVLCWVAIDRAIKIAGFIHKERYVEEWQPLADTIKEDIFENAWNEEVGAFTQSYGSKDLDAATLLMQSYGFIDGKDERFVKTVLATERDLCEDGLMYRYKNEDDFGLPTSSFTICTFWLINSLYAIGQRKRAKKLFDQLLSYSNHVGLFSEDIDFKTKRLLGNFPQAYSHLALIETAINFSKGETTEDEQILDAIH; encoded by the coding sequence ATGGATAATTTGAACTACTCGATAATCGGAAATTGCAAAAGTGCTGCATTAATTTCCGACAAGGGATCGATTGATTGGTGTTGTTTGCCCGATTTTAATTCATCGTCGGTGTTTGCAAAGATACTCGACGAAAATAAAGGCGGGAGCATGGAGTTCCTGATAGACGACAGTTACGAGATAAGGCAGTCGTACATCAGAACAACAAACATTGTTTCTACATTTTTTCAGAATGAAGATTCGTGTTTTGAGGTGGTTGATTTTATGCCGCGTTATAAAACAAACGAGTTCGGATACTTTACTCCGCCCGATATTGTTCGGTATATTAAGTATAAATGGGGAAAACCAAAATTCAGGATTAGGTATAATCCAAAGGTGGAGTATGCCCGGTTTAATACAAAAACAATTGCCGACGAGGAATACATTAAATGTTACACCACCGAAGGCGATTACGACTCGTTGTATTTGTATACCGATCTCGACAAAGAAGATATTTTGCAGGAAAACGAAATTACCTTAACCGATAATGCGTTTATCCTTATTTCGTACGATCAGAAACTGCTGAACCAAACACTCGACAGGCAGTATCTTAAACTTCAGAAAACAAAAGTTTACTGGTTGGAATGGGCCAATAAGCTAACGTCGTTTAAAAAATATAACAACGAAATTGTTAGAAGTGCGCTTGTTTTGAAGCTGTTGAGTTACGATAAATCGGGAGCCGTTTTGGCGGCCGCTACAACTTCTCTGCCCGAAACAATTGGTGAAGAGCGGAACTGGGATTATCGTTTTTGTTGGATCCGCGATGCGTCGATGGTAATAAAGGTAATGTCGGGCCTGGGGCATTTAAATACCGTAAAACGTTTCATGAAGTTTATTATCGATATTATTCCGGATAAGGATGAAAAGATCCAGATCATGTACGGAATAAATCGTGAGAAAGTGCTTGAAGAGGAAACGCTGGACCATTTAAGCGGTTATAAGAATTCATATCCTGTTCGTGTTGGAAATGCGGCCTATATTCAAAAGCAGAATGATATTTACGGAATTCTGATGGACGTTATTTACCAACAGTTTACCGAATTTAAAATTTCGCTTGAAGACAGTGAGTCGCTGTGGACAATTGTGCGTAGCATTGTTAAAACAGTAGCAAATAACTGGACCAAGCCGGATAAAGGGATTTGGGAGATCAGAACAGATGACCGACATTTTACATTCTCGAAAGTGTTGTGCTGGGTAGCCATCGACAGGGCCATAAAAATTGCCGGATTTATTCACAAAGAAAGATATGTGGAAGAATGGCAGCCACTGGCCGATACCATAAAAGAAGACATTTTTGAAAATGCCTGGAACGAAGAAGTTGGCGCATTTACGCAGTCGTATGGATCGAAAGATCTCGATGCTGCAACGCTGTTGATGCAATCGTACGGTTTTATCGATGGAAAAGACGAGCGTTTTGTAAAAACTGTTTTGGCCACCGAACGAGATCTTTGCGAAGATGGATTGATGTACCGCTATAAAAATGAAGATGATTTTGGTTTGCCGACTTCGTCTTTTACAATCTGTACTTTCTGGCTCATTAATTCGTTATACGCCATTGGTCAGCGAAAAAGGGCAAAGAAATTGTTCGATCAGTTGTTATCATACAGTAATCATGTGGGACTTTTTAGCGAAGATATCGATTTTAAAACCAAACGTTTGCTGGGAAATTTTCCGCAAGCTTATTCGCATTTGGCCTTAATCGAAACGGCTATAAACTTCTCGAAAGGAGAGACTACTGAGGACGAACAAATCCTGGATGCGATTCACTAA
- a CDS encoding MarR family transcriptional regulator, with translation METRDILIKIRKIVRSVDIESKKIQKEHGVSIPQVLCLNFLSESNNYQTTQGELRKFLNLNPSTVSGIINRLEKKGYLARLPKSGDKRVVNIALTSAGDQLLSTMPSLLHEQLSEKLLQLSDKELEIVEAGLNTLVKILDIEKVEASPLITLDSDLGEQ, from the coding sequence ATGGAAACACGAGATATTTTAATCAAAATCCGAAAGATAGTTCGCTCGGTAGACATCGAGTCAAAGAAAATTCAGAAAGAACACGGTGTAAGTATTCCGCAAGTTCTTTGTTTAAACTTTTTGAGCGAATCGAATAATTATCAGACTACGCAAGGTGAGTTACGCAAATTTCTAAACCTGAATCCGAGTACAGTTAGCGGTATTATTAACCGCCTGGAAAAGAAAGGATATCTTGCCCGTCTTCCCAAATCGGGTGATAAACGCGTTGTGAATATTGCTCTTACTTCGGCCGGCGATCAACTGTTGAGCACAATGCCATCCTTATTGCACGAACAATTATCGGAAAAACTCTTGCAGCTTAGCGACAAGGAATTAGAGATTGTTGAAGCCGGACTGAACACGCTGGTAAAAATACTTGATATTGAAAAAGTTGAAGCTTCGCCGTTAATCACACTCGATTCGGACCTTGGCGAACAATAA
- the dinB gene encoding DNA polymerase IV: MATAKSRKIIHVDMDAFFASVEQLDNPELRGKPIAVGGTSDRGVVAAASYEARKYGVRSAMSSKVAKRRCPNLIFVKHRFERYKEISAQVRSIFLEYTDLVEPLSLDEAYLDVTYAKKGLPSATLIAKEIRQRILEETGLTASAGVSYNKFLAKVASDINKPNGMFVVTPDKAQDFIDQLEIRKFFGIGKVTAKKLNDIGVRYGRDLKLIDRLELTRMFGKAGNYYYDICRGIDNREVKPSRERKSVGAENTFLKDLFLEDELKKELLVIAEKVWERADRSDVKAKTVTLKFKYADFEQHTRSKTIEPFINTKERFITESLKLMKSEGGFVKGIRLLGLTLSNFLHEQEGEIGVQLVIEF; this comes from the coding sequence ATGGCAACAGCAAAAAGTCGAAAAATAATACATGTTGATATGGATGCATTTTTTGCGTCGGTAGAGCAGTTGGATAATCCAGAACTGCGTGGAAAGCCTATTGCTGTTGGCGGGACAAGCGACAGAGGAGTTGTTGCCGCGGCCAGTTACGAAGCCCGAAAATACGGTGTACGATCGGCCATGTCGTCGAAAGTGGCAAAACGCAGATGTCCGAACCTGATTTTTGTGAAACATCGTTTTGAGCGATACAAAGAAATATCTGCGCAAGTACGAAGTATTTTTCTGGAGTACACCGATTTGGTTGAACCGCTGTCGCTCGATGAGGCTTATCTCGATGTAACATATGCGAAAAAGGGCTTGCCTTCTGCAACATTGATTGCCAAAGAAATCCGCCAGCGCATTTTGGAAGAAACGGGGTTAACAGCGTCGGCAGGAGTTTCGTACAACAAGTTTCTGGCAAAGGTGGCTTCCGATATCAATAAACCCAACGGAATGTTTGTAGTAACTCCCGATAAGGCGCAGGATTTTATTGACCAGCTGGAGATCCGGAAGTTTTTTGGAATTGGAAAAGTAACGGCAAAAAAGCTCAACGATATTGGTGTAAGATATGGGCGCGATCTGAAATTGATCGACAGGTTGGAGCTCACCCGAATGTTTGGAAAAGCAGGTAATTATTACTACGATATCTGCCGTGGTATCGATAATCGCGAGGTTAAGCCATCGCGCGAACGGAAATCGGTTGGTGCCGAAAATACCTTTCTGAAGGATTTGTTCTTAGAGGATGAACTGAAAAAGGAACTTTTGGTAATTGCAGAGAAAGTTTGGGAGCGGGCCGACCGATCGGATGTAAAAGCCAAAACGGTGACCTTGAAATTTAAATATGCCGATTTTGAGCAGCATACCCGAAGTAAAACGATTGAGCCATTCATTAATACAAAAGAACGATTTATTACCGAAAGCCTGAAGTTGATGAAATCGGAAGGTGGATTTGTAAAAGGAATCCGCTTGCTGGGACTTACGCTCTCCAATTTTTTGCACGAGCAAGAGGGCGAAATTGGAGTTCAGCTGGTAATTGAATTTTGA